The genomic window TGATGCCTTCGGCCAGCCGCGGCGTACCCGACGCCGACCGCCGCAAGCGCGCGCTGTCGTTCGACCGCCAGCATGAACGCGCCCGCCCCTATCGCTACGACGTGCGCTTCGACAACGGCATCTCCGCCGCCATCGCGCCCACGGATCATGCCGCGCTGTTCCGCTTCGAGTTCCCCGAAGGCGGCGATGCCAACCTGCTGTTCGACAACGTCGATGCACGCGGCGGACTGGTCCTGGATGCGGCCACGCAGACCCTGTCCGGCTACACCGATACCCGCAGCGGCCTGTCCAACGGCGCCACCCGCATGTACGTGTTGGCCCGCTTCGACCGCCCGTGGCGCAGCAGTGGCTTGATCGACAGCGGGCGCCCGACCGGCTACATCAAGTTCGACGCGGGCAGCGAGCACCGGGTGACGATGCGCATCGCAACGTCGCTGATCTCGATCGAACAGGCGCGCCACAACCTGGCACTGGAAATCAGCGCAGCCGATACGCTGGAAAGCGTGGCCGGCCGCGCCCAGGACGCCTGGGACGCACGCCTGGCCCGCTTCGACATCGGCAATGCCAGCGACGACCAGAAGACCACGCTGTACTCCAGCCTGTACCGGCTGTTCCTGTACCCCAACTCGGGCCATGAGAACGCCGGCAGCGCAGCCGCGCCGGACTGGCGCTACGCCAGCCAGGCCAGCGCCGCCGAGGACGACACCGACGGCAGCGCCAGCCGCAGCTTCGCGCCCGTGCGCGATGGCAGGGTGTTCGTCAACAATGGCTTCTGGGATACCTTCCGCACCACCTGGCCGGCGTATGCACTGTTCACCCCGGACGATGCCGGGCAGCTGGTGCAGGGCTTCATCGAGCAGTACCGCGCCGGTGGCTGGATCGCACGCTGGTCCTCGCCCGGCTATGCCGATCTGATGGTCGGCACCAGTTCGGATGTGGCCTTCGCCGATGCATGGCTGAAGGGCATCGGCGGCTTCGACCCGGAAGAGGCGTATGCCGCAGCACTGAAGAACGCCACCGTGGTTCCCCCCGATCGCCACGTCGGCCGCAAGGGCATGGAGCGCTCGACCTTCCGCGGCTACGCCAGCGCCGACGTGCATGAGGGCATGTCGTGGACGATGGAAGGTGCCCTCAATGACTTCGGCATCGCCAACATGGCCGAAGCGCTGGCCAAGCGTGCGATCACCCCGGCCGCACGCGAACGCTACAGCACCGAGGCCGACTATTTCCGCCACCGCGCCGCCAGCTACGCGACCATGTTCGATCCGGCCGCCGGCTTCTTCCAGGGCCGCAGGGCCGATGGCCGCTGGCGCGTGGACGCCAAGGACTACGACCCGCGCGTGTGGGGCCACGACTACACCGAATCCAATGGCTGGACCTTCGCCTTCACCGCTGCACATGATGGCGAAGGCCTGGCCGCGCTGTATGGCGGCCGCGAAAAGCTGGCCGCCAAGCTGGATGCCTTCTTCGCCACACCGGAAACCGCCGATGCGGCGTTCGCCGGCTCGTACGGCGGCATCATCCACGAGATGACCGAAGCGCGCGATGTGCGCATGGGCATGTACGCGCACAGCAACCAGCCGGCACACCACATCCCATGGATGTACCTGTACGCCGGCCAGCCCTGGAAGACCCAGCAGCACGTGCGCGAGATCCTGTCGCGGCTGTACGTGGGCAGCGAGATCGGCCAGGGCTACCCCGGCGATGAAGACAACGGCGAGACCTCGGCCTGGTACGTACTGGCCTCGCTGGGGCTGTACCCGCTGCGGATGGGATCGCCGGAGTATGCGATCGGCTCGCCGGCGTTCGAACATGCCCGGGTCGAGCTGCAGGGCGGTGCGGTGCTGACCGTCAACGCCGCCAACAACTCGCCGCAGAACGTGTACGTGCAATCGCTGAAGATCAACGGCCAGCCGTGGAGCCGGACCTGGGTGCCGCACGAGGTGATCGCCAAGGGGGCGACCCTGGACTTCGTGATGGGCCCGCACCCCTCACGCTGGGGCAGCGGCGTGGATGATGCCCCGCGCTCGCTCACCGCCCGCGGCCAGCGCCCGCAGTTGCTGCACGATCTGCTCGGCAGCAGCGCGCAGGCGGCGCTGGCCGATGGCCGTACCCTGCCCGCCCTGATCGACGATGACGCCGCCACCAGCGTGCCGCTCGGCGGTGGTGCCAGCATCGCACTGCACCCGGTGGGCGACGGCGCACCGACGATGTACACGCTGACCAGTGGCGAGGGCCCGATCCGCGGCGGCGCATGGACCCTGGAAGCGCGCAGCGGCGACGGACGCTGGCAGACGCTGGACCAGCGCCGCAGCGAAGACTTCCCCTCGCCACGCCAGACCCGTCCGTTCCGTATTGCCAAGCCGGCGCGCTACAGCGAGTACCGCCTGCGGCTGGCGGCGCCTGGACGCCTGTCGCTGGCCGAAGTCGAACTGTTGACACCCGCCCCCCTACAATGACGCCATGCGCCTACGTGTCCTCCCCCTCGCTCTCGCCACCCTTGCCTTTCCCTTTGCCAGTCCTGCCCAGCCGCAGACCCAGGCCTTCGATGGCCAGGTCAGCCGTGACGGCGTGACCCTGTACTACCAGGACGCGACGGGCGCGCTGGCCGCGCCGGTGCGCAAGCGCATCATCGATACGTTCTACTTCGCCTATCTGCGCGAGCGTGCCGATTTCCGTCCGGCCGCGCCGAACGAGGTACGCATCGTGATCGATCCGGCCTACAACGGCGTGGCCTACGTGGGTGACAAGGACAAGGCCAGCACCATCACCATCAATCCCGGCTGGCTGGTCCAGCATCCGGATGACATCGATCTGGTGACCCACGAAGCGATGCACATCGTGCAGGGCTACCCCGGCTATGGCGACAAGCGCGTGCCGGGCTGGCTGGTGGAGGGCATTGCCGACTACGCCCGCGATCGCTACGGCATGAACAACGCCGCTGCCGGCTGGGCGTTGCCGGACAAGCTGAGCCAGGGCCAGACGGTGGAAAGCGGCTACCGGGTGACCGGTGCCTTCCTGAAGTGGGCCGAAGCGGCGCACCCGGGACTGGTGCTGGCACTGGACAAGGATCTGCGCGACGGGCGCTATGCACCGGCGCTGTGGCAGAAGCACACCGGCAAGACCCTGCCGGCGTTGTGGGCGGAGTATGCCAAGCCGCGCTCCCCGGCCCCTGCGCCACCGCCCGCGCGACGCGCGAAGCGGCGGTAAGTTCGACGTTGCCGGGGCGATGCCCCGGCCTTCAACGCGACTGCACGAAGCCGGCGTACAGCGCGAACAGCTGCTGGAAATACCGCTTGCTCACTCGACTGCGCATGACACTGCTCCGCCCATGGAAAGTTGGTCGGGCCCAGGGTGGGAAGGCCGGTCCGGTCCCTTCCCACGGCCGGGCCGCGTGGGCGTATTGGGCCGCAACGAGGTTGCAGGGCGGTGACCACAGGACTGCAATCCGGTAGCGCCGGGCCATGCCCGGCGGGCCATGCCCGGCGGGCCATGCCCGGCGGGCCATGCCCGGCGGAACATGCCCGGCGGAACATGCCCGGCGGGCCATGCCCGGCGGGCCATGCCCGGCGGGCCATGCCCGGCGGGCCATGCCCGGCGGAACATGCCCGGCGGAACATGCCCGGCGGGCCATGCCCGGCGGAACATGCCCGGCGGAACATGCCCGGCGGAACATGCCCGGCGGAACATGCCCGGCGGAACATGCCCGGCGGAATGCGGAGAGCGCCGCGCTGCGCGCTCGCCGGGCATGGCCCGGCGCTACCCGATCCGGTTTCCGCGGGGCGGAAACAGAAACGCGCCCCGTGGGGCGCGTTTCCGCAGATCGCATCGGAACGAAGGCTTACGCCTTCTTTTCCGCTTCGATCTGCTTGCGGATCTGCGCATCCACCGCGGCAATCGCGGTCATGTTCAGGATCCGGCGCGAGGTCGCGCTGGTGGTCAGGATATGCACCGGCTTGTTGACGCCCATCAGGATCGGACCGATCGCCACGCCGTCGGTGAACACCCGCACCAGGTTGTAGGCGATGTTGGCCGCTTCCAGGTTCGGCAGCACGAACAGGTTGGCGCGGCCCTGCAGGGTCGAGCCCGGCAGCAGCTTCTGGCGCAGGGCTTCATCCCATGCCGTGTCGCCCTGCATCTCACCGTCCACGTTCAGGCGCGGGTTGCGCTTGAGCAGCAGCTCGCGCACCTGGCGCATCTTCAGCGCGTCCTTCGAATCATGGCTGCCGAAGTTGGAGTGCGACAGCAGCGCCACCTTCGGCTCCACGCCGAACAGCTTCATGCGGTACGCCGCCTGCAGGGTCGCTTCGCACAGCTGCTCGGCGGTCGGGTCTTCCTGCACGTGGGTATCGACGAAGAAGAACACCCCCTGCTGGTTGATCACGCCGGTCATCGCCGAGGTCGAGGTGACCTTGGTTTCCAGCGGCAGCACACTGCGCACGTAGCCCAGCTTCTTGTGGAAGCGGCCGACGATGCCGGTCAGCATCGCGTCGGCCTCGCCACGGGCCACCATCACCGCCGCGATCAGGGTCGGGCGCGAGCGCATCAGGTTCTTCGCTGCGGCCACGGTGACGCCGCGACGGCCGGTCAGGCCGTGGTAGTACTGCCAGTATTCGTTGAAGCGCGGATCGTCGTTGATGTTGGTGACTTCAACGTTCTCGCCGATCTTCAGGCGCAGGCCGAGGCGCTCGATGCGCGATTCGATGACGTCCGGGCGGCCGATCAGGATCGGGTGCGCCAGGCCATCGTCGACCACGTTCTGCACGGCCTGCAGCACCACTTCCTCTTCGCCCTCGGCATACACCACGCGCTGCTTGTCGCCGCGCGCGCGGTCGTAGACCGGCTTCATCATCAGGCTGGTGCGGTAGACGAACTGCGACAGCTTCTGCCGGTAGGCTTCCATGTCGGCAATCGGACGGGCGGCCACGCCCGAATCCATGGCCGCCTGGGCCACGGCGGCCGACAGCTCGACCAGCAGGCGGCGGTCGAACGGGCGCGGGATCAGGTATTCACGGCCGAAGCTCGGGGTCTCGCCGCCGTAGGCCGAGCCCATGTCGGTGGCGGCACGACGGGCCAGCGCGGCGATCGCGCGCACGCAGGCGATCTTCATTTCCTCGTTGATCGCGGTGGCGCCGACATCCAGCGCGCCACGGAACAGGTACGGGAAGCACAGCACGTTGTTGACCTGGTTCGGGTAGTCCGAACGGCCGGTACCGATGATCGCGTCCGGACGCGCGGCACGCGCCAGTTCCGGCATGATTTCCGGGGTCGGATTGGCCAGCGCGAAGATCACCGGATCCGGCGCCATCGTCTTGACCATCTCGGCGGTCAGGATGCCCGGTGCCGACAGGCCCAGGAAGATGTCCGCGCCGTCGACGATCTCGGCCAGGCTGCGCTTGTCGGTGTCGCGCGCATAGCGCTGCTTTTCCGGGTCCAGGTCGGTGCGGCCGGTATGGATCACGCCCTCGCGGTCGAAGGCCAGGATGTTCTCCGGCTTCAGGCCCAGCTGCACCAGCATGTTCACGCAGGAAATGCCGGCCGCGCCCATGCCCGTGGTCGCCAGCTTCACTTCCTCGATCTTCTTGCCGGTGATCGCCATGGCGTTGAGCACGGCGGCACCGACGATGATCGCGGTGCCGTGCTGGTCGTCATGGAACACCGGGATCTTCATGCGCTCGCGCAGCTTGCGCTCGACGATGAAGCACTCCGGCGCCTTGATGTCTTCCAGGTTGATGCCGCCGAAGGTCGGCTCCAGCGAGGCGATGATGTCGACCAGCTTGTCCGGATCGGTCTCGTCCACTTCGATGTCGAACACATCGATGCCGGCGAACTTCTGGAACAGCACGCCCTTGCCTTCCATCACCGGCTTGCCGGCCAGTGCGCCGATGTTGCCCAGGCCCAGCACCGCGGTGCCGTTGGAGATCACCGCCACCAGGTTGCCGCGCGCGGTCAGCTCGCTGGCCTGCTGCGGGTCGGCCTTGATCGCTTCACAGGCGTACGCCACGCCCGGCGAATACGCCAGCGACAGGTCGCGCTGGGTCAGCATGGGCTTGGTAGCGGAAACCTTGATCTTGCCCGGAGGAGACATCCGGTGGTAATCGAGGGCGGCCTGTTTGAAATCTTCGTTGGACATCGATGTGGGTTACATGAATGGGCAGAAGGGACAGGGGATCATACCCCCGTTGGAGCGGTTGGACCTGTCGCTATGCTGTCGCACCGATGCTGCGACCGCACAATTCCGGGCCGTATGTGGGGGTCCCGCAGCACCAGCTTCGGCGCTGCCGATGACAGCCGTGGGACGCCTGGAAACGCTGCGGGGCCGCATCACTGTCGTGACCGGCCCCGCAGTACCACACACCCGGGTCAGCTCTTGGCCGGCAAGGCCTCGGCCATCAGCGGCACCGCATCGACCGGCGGCGGCAGTTCGCTTTCACGGCCATCCAGCGCCAGCGCCAGGCGGTCGCGGTCCAGCGCGCCCTCCCAGCGCGACACCACCACGGTGGCCACCGCGTTGCCGATGAAGTTGGTCAGCGAGCGGCACTCGCTCATGAAGCGGTCCACGCCCAGGATCAGCGCCATGCCCGCCACCGGCACTTCCGGCACCACCGCCAGGGTGGCGGCCAGGGTGATGAAGCCGGCACCGGTCACGCCGGCCGCGCCCTTGGAACTGAGCATGGCGACCAGCAGCAGGGCGATCTGGTGGCCCAGGGTCAGTTCGGTGTTGGTGGCCTGGGCGATGAACAGCGCGGCCAGGGTCATGTAGATGTTGGTGCCATCGAGATTGAACGAGTAGCCGGTGGGAACCACCAGGCCCACCACCGACTTGCTGCAGCCGGCGCGCTCCATCTTCTCCATCAGCGACGGCAGGGCCGATTCGGAAGACGAGGTGCCCAGCACCAGCAGCAGTTCGGCCTTCAGGTAGCGCGCCAGCTTGAACACCGAGAAGCCGCACAGGCGGCAGACCACGCCCAGGATGACCGCCACGAACAGGAACGCGGTGAGGTAGAACGAGCCGACCAGCCACGCCAGGTTGACCAGCGAACCCACGCCGTACTTGCCGATGGTGAAGGCGATGGCGCCGAAGGCACCGATCGGGGCGGCCTTCATCAGGATGTGCACCAGCTTGAACACCGGGGCGACCAGCGCTTCCAGGAAGTTCTGGATCGGCTTGCCCTTGTCGCCCACCGAGGCCAGCGCGATGCCGAACAGCACCGCCACGAACAGCACCTGCAGGATGTTGCCATCGACGAATGCGCTGATCAGCGTCTTCGGGATGATGTCCATCAGGAAGCCGACCAGGGTCAGGTCATGCGACTTCTCGACGTAGCTGTGCACCGCGGTCTGGTCCAGCTCCAGCGGATTGATGTTCATGCCGGCGCCGGGCTGCACCACGTGCGCCACGATCATGCCGACGATCAGCGCCAGCGTGGAGAAGAACAGGAAGTACGCCATGGCCTTGGCGAACACGCGGCCGACGGTACGCAGGTGGGTCATGCCGGCGATGCCGGTGACGATGGTCAGGAAGATGACCGGCGCGATGATCATCTTCACCAGGTTGATGAAGGCATCGCCGAGCGGCTTCATCTTGGCGCCCAGCAGCGGTTCGTAGTGGCCGAGAACGGCACCCAGGATGATCGCTACGATCACCTGGAAGTACAGCTGTCGATAGAGCGGCAACGGCTTGCTGGGCACCGGCGCAGCGGTCGGGATGTGCATGGCGGACTCCGGAAGGGGCGTTTTTTCAGGCGTGTATGACCCCGCGACTGCACTGGGGGCCGCTACCGTGGAAGCTGATCGCCGGCCCCGGACCGCAGGCACGGGGTGCGACCAATGGACGCCTTTGTACGCGCCACGCACCGCTGCGCAGATAACCTATTGGTACTAGCCCCCCGGTTCAGGTGGCTGCGGTGCCTACACTGGCCCCGCACCGCTGATGGCGGGGACGCCGGTGGCCCGACCTGAACGGCCGGGTGCGTCATAGCGAAAGTTCCGGCCATTACGGCCGTTGTTGTCCTGTCCACACGCATTCCGAGAGAGCCGCACCATCCATGCGCCCGATTCCGACCTTGCTGGCCCTGTCACTGGCCACCCTCCCCGCCTTCGCATCCGCTGCCGATTTCGACAACTGGCCGACCAAGTACGCCTTCGGCGACGGCACCGAACTGGCAGCCACCGCCAACATCGCCTACGACTACAACGACTTCTCCTCCGGCAGCGGCATCGACGATGACGATGCGGTGCGCCGCAAGGAATTCGGCGCGACCCTGAAGAAGAAGGGCGTGTACGACGCGATGGTCTACTACGACTTCCAGGCCGACACCTGGCTGGACGTGTTCGTGCGGTTCGAGAGCAAGGCCTTCTTCGGCCGTGACGTGGGCCGCTTCCGCTTCGGCTACATGAAGACCCCGGTCGGCCTGGACGCGAACACGTCCTCGCGTGCCGGCAGTTTCCTGGAAACCGCGCTGCCGGTGCAGGCGTTCTACGCCGGCCGCCGTACCGGCGTGGAGTGGGTGCTGGAGCGACCGCAGTACCTGCTGCAGGCCGGCGCCTATGGCGGCAAGGACCTGCAGGGCGACAACCACGGCACCACCCAGGCCGTGCGCGCGGTGTGGACCCCGGTGAAGGCGCCTGGTGACGTGATCCACCTGGGCGTGGCGTATTCGCAGGAAAACCCGCGCGGCTACCACGACGGCCGCGATGTGCACCATGAAGCCAGTGCGCGCCTGCGTGCGCGCCCGGAAGCCGGCCTGACCGACATCCGCTTCGTCGATTCGGGCGCACTGGTCACCGCCGACCAGATCCGCCGCACCGGCCTGGAAGGCATCTGGATCCGTGGCCCGTTCTCGCTGCAGGCCGAAGCCCTGCAGGCCACCGTCACCCGCCACGATGGCAAGCCCGACTACACCGGCCACGGCCAGTACGCCATGGCCAGCTGGACGCTGACCGGCGAATCGCGCCCGTACAACGCCGGCGCGGTGGCCAACATCAAGCCCGCCCACGACTACGGCGCGGTGGAACTGGTCGCGCGTTACAGCCGCCTGGACCTGGACGATGGCAGCATCCTCGGCGGCCGCCAGCACGACCTGACCCTGGGTGCGAACTGGTACCTGACCAGCCACTTCAAGTTCCAGGCCAACTACGTCAAGGTCGATGCCAGCCGCCGTGGTGTGCGCAGCACCCCGGAGATCTTCGAGCTTCGCGCGCAGATGCACTTCTGATCCCTTCCACGCGTCAGATACCGGCGGGCGTGCACGCCACGCCCGCCGGCCCTGCGTAGACTGCCGCCATGTACTGGCTCAGCCGCCACCGCCAGCTGTTGCTGACCCTGCTGGTGATGGTCGGCGGTACGCTGCTGTGCGCGGCGGCCGCAGGCCATTACGCCTGGCGCCGCGCGCTGGCCAGCGAAAGCGCGCAGGTCCAGCGACAGCTGCAGCTGTACGGCCAGGGCCTGCAGCAGCGCATCGATCGCTTTGGCACCCTGCCACAGGTCATGGCGCTCGACCCGGACCTGCAGCAGGCATTGCGCCAGCCAGTCTCGCCCGCTGAACGGCAGCGCCTGAATCTCAAGCTGCATCGTGCCAACCAGGTCACCCGGACCTCGACCCTGACCCTGGTCGGCCGTGACGGCGTCGCGGTGGCCGCCAGCAACTTCGACCAGCCGACCAGCAATGTCGGCGAGGACTACAGCTACCGCCCGTACTACCAGCAGGCCCTGGCCCATGGCCGCGGCCGCTTCTACGGCATCGGCATGACCACCGGCGTGCCGGGGTATTTCATGTCCGAGGCGATCCTGGATGGCGACAGCCAGCGCATCGGCGTGATCGTGATCAAGATCGAGCTGTCGGCACTGGAACAGGAATGGTTGAGCAGCCCCGACGTGGTGCTGGCCAGCGACAACCATGACGTGGTGTTCCTGGCCAACCGCGATGCCTGGCGCTACCGCCTGCTGCGGCCACTGGGCAATGATGAGCGGCGCGAGATGCTCGATGCCCGCCAGTACGCTGACCGTTCGCTGCAGCCGCTGCGCGTGCGCACCGAGGACGTGCTGGCCGATGGCGGGCGGATGGTGCGCCTGCTCGACCCCGCACTGCCGCAGGCCATGCTGTGGCAGACCCTGCCGCTCCCCGATGAACACTGGAGCCTGCACCTGCTGCACGATGCCAGCGCCGCCGCCGGCGCCGGCCGTAGCGCCGCCCTGGCCGGCGCCGCAGCCTGGTTGGCACTGGGCTTCCTGCTGTTGTTCGTGCAGCAGCGTCGGCGCCTGTCCAAGCATCGCCAGCGCAGCCGGCGCGAGCTGGAGACGCTGCTGAAACAGCACGCGCAGGAACTGCGTACCGCCCAGGATGGCCTGCTGCAGGCCGCCACCGATGCCGACAGTGGGCTCAGCCGCAGCCTGGAACACCTGCCGCAGGGCGTGGTGATCATCGACCGCGACCAGCGCCTGGTGGCCTGGAATTCGCGCTACCTGGAGCTGTTCCGTTTCCCGGCGGGTCTGGTCCGGGTCGGGCGTCCGATCGAGGAGCTGTTCCGCTTCAACGCCCGCCGCGGCCTGCTTGGGCCGGGCCCGATCGATGAGGCCATCGAGCGCCGCCTGACCCACCTGCGCAGTGGCCGCCCGCACATGCGCGAAAGCGAGAAGGACGACGGCACGGTGCTGGAGATCCGTGGCAACCCGCTGCCCGATGGCGGCTTCGTCACCAGCTATGCCGACATCACCAGCTACAAGAACGCCGCGCGCGAACTGCGTTCGCTGGCCGATGCGCTCGAGCACCGCATCGCCGAGCGCACCCACGACCTGGACGAAGCCCGCCGCGAAGCCGAGCAGGCCAACCGCTACAAGACCCGCTTCGTCGCCTCGGCCGTGCACGACCTGCTGCAGCCGCTGAACGCGGCGCGCATGTTCGTGTCGGTGCTGCGCGGCAAGCTGGGCGACCCCACGCAGCAGCAGACCGCCGATCACATCGATGCCGCGCTGGCGGCACAGGATGCGATCCTCAACAGCCTGCTGGATATCGCGCGGCTGGAATCGGGCAGCCTGCCGACCCGTGTGCAGGCGTTCCGGCTGGGGCCACTGCTGCAGACGCTGGCGCGCGAGTTCGGCATCGCCGCGCAGTCACGCGGGCTGGTGGTGGATTGGGTCGACACCAACGCGGTGGTGGTCAGCGATGAAGCGCTGCTGCGGCGCATCCTGCAGAATTTCCTGTCCAACGCGCTGCGCTACAGCGAGCGCGGCCGCGTGCTGCTCGGCTGCCGCCGCCGCGGCGGCCTGCTGTGGATCGAGGTGCACGACCAGGGCCCGGGCATTCCCGATGCGCTGCAGGGCGAGATCTTCGAGGAGTTCCGCCGCCTGCATGATGGTCAGCAGCGCGGTGCCGGGCTCGGCCTGGCGATCGTCGACCGCATCGGCCGCCTGCTCGGCCACCCGATCCGGCTGCGCTCGCAGCTGGGCCAGGGCAGCGTGTTCGCGGTGGGCGTGCCGTTCGGCGACGCCAGCGCGATTCCCGCCACCGCCCCCGCGCCGGTGCTGGTGCAGGAACCGGCGACGGACAATCCGCTGCGTGCGCGCAGGATATGGGTGGTGGATGACGATCCGCACGTGTGTGCAGCCAGCCGTGCCCTGCTGGAGCGCTGGGGCTGCGAGGTGATGCTGGCCGATGGACCGCAGGCCGCGCTGCAGGCCGCTGCTGCCGATGCGGTGCCCGAGCTGGTGCTGCTGGACGTGCGCATGGGCGACCACCACGGCCCGGTGCTGTACGAGACCCTGGCGGCACGCTGGCAGGCGCGGCCGCCGGTGGTGCTGGTCACCGCTGAACGCGATGCGGGATTGCGCGAGATGGCGGCCGAGCGTGGCTGGGGGCTGATGGCCAAGCCGGTCAAGCCGCCGGCGCTGCGGGCGCTGATGAGTCAGTTGCTGGTCCGCCATCGCGGGTGATTCCAGCCAACGGCGCAGCCCTCGTGGGTGGTGTCTGGTTGGTCGTGGAAAGCAAATGCCGTGGGGGGGGCCGGTCGGGTTGGGTGCGCGGGGGACGCCGTGAATCCGTCCCTGGAGGCTTGGCAGCCGCATCCATGCGGCTGACACCGCCCGCGAACCCAACCCGACCGGCCTCTGACATATTTCGGTGGCCTGCCACCCACGGAGAAGAAAAAGAAGATCAAAAGCGGATCGCGCGCTGGGCTTGCTCGTGTAAAGCCGAGCCCATGCTCGGCTTCGCGGACCGGCCAGGCTGCCTTTGCTTTTGATCTTCTTTTCTCTTCCGTGGATGAATGCGCACGGAACCTGTCCGTGGCCGGGCAGGTGGGCTGCGCAGGGGCGTGAGCCGCATGGATGCGGCGACCGAGCTTACATGGACGTACTTGCAGCGGCCCCTGCGCAGTCCACCTGCCCGGCCTCACCCATGACTGCTCTACGTGTCCACCCACGAGGGGCTGCGCCGTTGGCTGGAAACTACACGCCCGCGCCGGCGTCGCCTTCCGGCTCCAGTGCCTTCACCAGCACCGCCGCCTGGGTGCGGCTGTGGCATTCGAGCTTTTTCAGAATCGCGGTGACATGCACCTTCACCGTGTTCTCGGCCAGCCCCAGCGTATAGGCGATCTGCTTGTTGAGCAGGCCATCGGCCAGGCACAGCAGCACGCGGAACTGCTGCGGGGTCAGCTGGGCCAGGCGGCTGGCCAGCAGTGCGTCGGCCTCGGAACGTTCGGGGGCCATCGCCGGGAACCACAGCCCGCCATCGAGCACCGACTGCACCGCCTCGCCGATGGTCTCGGCCGGGGCCGACTTCGGGATGAAACCGGCTGCGCCGAACTGCTGCGCGCGGCGGATCACCCGCGGGTGATCGTTGGACGAGAGGATCACCACCGGAATGTCCGGATGCGAACCACGCACGTGCAGCAGCGCCGAAAAGCCGTGCGCACCGGGCATGGTCAGGTCGAGCAGCACCAGATCCACGTCCGGGTGGGCGTCGAGCGCCTCGGCCAGCGCATCGGCACTGGCCACTTCGCGCACCTGCGCCAGCGGCAGGCTCTGCCGCAATGACTGCACCACCGCCGACCGCAGCAGCGGATGGTCATCGGCGATCAGGATGGTGTATTCGCTCATGCGGGCATTGTAGCGGCAGCCCATCGCATCCGCCGGGCCGGGCGCTACCAGGGCATCAGCGCCCCGCCGGTTCCACGCTGCTGCGCCAGGCATCGAGGAACTGGCGGCGCTTGAGCGCATCCAGGTACACCAGCAGGCCCGGGCCAAGCTGGATCGGGCGGCGGCTGCGGCCTGGTGCATCGTCACCGCGTGCGTTACCGGTCACGATCGGCATCAGACGCGCTTCGCGCGACAGCACCTGCTGGCCACGCGGCGACAACAGGTAGTCGAGGAAGCGCCGGGCTTCTTCCGGGTGTGGGCCGGTGCGT from Stenotrophomonas sp. 704A1 includes these protein-coding regions:
- a CDS encoding hybrid sensor histidine kinase/response regulator translates to MYWLSRHRQLLLTLLVMVGGTLLCAAAAGHYAWRRALASESAQVQRQLQLYGQGLQQRIDRFGTLPQVMALDPDLQQALRQPVSPAERQRLNLKLHRANQVTRTSTLTLVGRDGVAVAASNFDQPTSNVGEDYSYRPYYQQALAHGRGRFYGIGMTTGVPGYFMSEAILDGDSQRIGVIVIKIELSALEQEWLSSPDVVLASDNHDVVFLANRDAWRYRLLRPLGNDERREMLDARQYADRSLQPLRVRTEDVLADGGRMVRLLDPALPQAMLWQTLPLPDEHWSLHLLHDASAAAGAGRSAALAGAAAWLALGFLLLFVQQRRRLSKHRQRSRRELETLLKQHAQELRTAQDGLLQAATDADSGLSRSLEHLPQGVVIIDRDQRLVAWNSRYLELFRFPAGLVRVGRPIEELFRFNARRGLLGPGPIDEAIERRLTHLRSGRPHMRESEKDDGTVLEIRGNPLPDGGFVTSYADITSYKNAARELRSLADALEHRIAERTHDLDEARREAEQANRYKTRFVASAVHDLLQPLNAARMFVSVLRGKLGDPTQQQTADHIDAALAAQDAILNSLLDIARLESGSLPTRVQAFRLGPLLQTLAREFGIAAQSRGLVVDWVDTNAVVVSDEALLRRILQNFLSNALRYSERGRVLLGCRRRGGLLWIEVHDQGPGIPDALQGEIFEEFRRLHDGQQRGAGLGLAIVDRIGRLLGHPIRLRSQLGQGSVFAVGVPFGDASAIPATAPAPVLVQEPATDNPLRARRIWVVDDDPHVCAASRALLERWGCEVMLADGPQAALQAAAADAVPELVLLDVRMGDHHGPVLYETLAARWQARPPVVLVTAERDAGLREMAAERGWGLMAKPVKPPALRALMSQLLVRHRG
- a CDS encoding response regulator, which codes for MSEYTILIADDHPLLRSAVVQSLRQSLPLAQVREVASADALAEALDAHPDVDLVLLDLTMPGAHGFSALLHVRGSHPDIPVVILSSNDHPRVIRRAQQFGAAGFIPKSAPAETIGEAVQSVLDGGLWFPAMAPERSEADALLASRLAQLTPQQFRVLLCLADGLLNKQIAYTLGLAENTVKVHVTAILKKLECHSRTQAAVLVKALEPEGDAGAGV
- a CDS encoding dicarboxylate/amino acid:cation symporter gives rise to the protein MHIPTAAPVPSKPLPLYRQLYFQVIVAIILGAVLGHYEPLLGAKMKPLGDAFINLVKMIIAPVIFLTIVTGIAGMTHLRTVGRVFAKAMAYFLFFSTLALIVGMIVAHVVQPGAGMNINPLELDQTAVHSYVEKSHDLTLVGFLMDIIPKTLISAFVDGNILQVLFVAVLFGIALASVGDKGKPIQNFLEALVAPVFKLVHILMKAAPIGAFGAIAFTIGKYGVGSLVNLAWLVGSFYLTAFLFVAVILGVVCRLCGFSVFKLARYLKAELLLVLGTSSSESALPSLMEKMERAGCSKSVVGLVVPTGYSFNLDGTNIYMTLAALFIAQATNTELTLGHQIALLLVAMLSSKGAAGVTGAGFITLAATLAVVPEVPVAGMALILGVDRFMSECRSLTNFIGNAVATVVVSRWEGALDRDRLALALDGRESELPPPVDAVPLMAEALPAKS
- a CDS encoding OprO/OprP family phosphate-selective porin, which translates into the protein MRPIPTLLALSLATLPAFASAADFDNWPTKYAFGDGTELAATANIAYDYNDFSSGSGIDDDDAVRRKEFGATLKKKGVYDAMVYYDFQADTWLDVFVRFESKAFFGRDVGRFRFGYMKTPVGLDANTSSRAGSFLETALPVQAFYAGRRTGVEWVLERPQYLLQAGAYGGKDLQGDNHGTTQAVRAVWTPVKAPGDVIHLGVAYSQENPRGYHDGRDVHHEASARLRARPEAGLTDIRFVDSGALVTADQIRRTGLEGIWIRGPFSLQAEALQATVTRHDGKPDYTGHGQYAMASWTLTGESRPYNAGAVANIKPAHDYGAVELVARYSRLDLDDGSILGGRQHDLTLGANWYLTSHFKFQANYVKVDASRRGVRSTPEIFELRAQMHF